The genomic DNA GAAGAAGCAGAATATAATAGAACAGAAAAAATTAAAAAGATAAATATGAGGTTAGATTGTTTTGATAATATAGATAATCTGTACATAAGGGAATTACCTATATTAAAACCTCCATATAACGAAGCGCAAGTAGCTTTATTATTTGCAGTGATTATGTCTAATCCTAAGATTAGTGATACTATGAGGTATATTAGCAAAATTGGTGATTACTCACATCAATCTACTACTGATATGATATGCTTAGATCATGATAACAACAAGGTACTAGTAGAGGTTGAATATAAATTAAGTAATTTATTTAAACATGATCATCCTTATGAAACGTTTGATTATGTAGTATGTTGGGAAGTGGATCTAGATATTAATGAGAAGAAAAGATTAAGAGATGGGAATATATTGTGCTTAATGCAGGAAAATGGACAATGGATTTTAAAATATGGGACTCAAAAGATTATACCGGTAATTGAATTGAAAAAAATAATTAATAATTTAAAGAATAGAATGACAGGATAAAAGGATTATTGAATGAACTTTATATTGCTATTGTGAAAGTAGGAAAATATATTCAAAAAAATCAGCTTAGATTAAAAAATCTGGGTTGATTTTTTTTATGAAGACGAAACTATAATGAATAATATTGAATACTGCTGATATATTTAATAGAAATTTGGAAGATTCTGATGCATAATGCGTTTGGAAATTTATTCCCAAAAAATATGTTGTAAAATTGATAATATTACTGATTCAAGTAAAAGTGAAAGGAATGATGTGTTTGTTATGCAGTGGATTTTAAACAAATTAAGCAGGGGAAGTAAAGCGTTTTGTTCTAACAATAGGGTCAAATGTATGCTATCTAACAATGCATATGATAAGAAAAAAGAAATGAAGGCTTCGGTTTCCAAGAAGAAATAGCTATATTTGTTAGTAGAATCCATTAGCATATTACTCAAAAAAAGGAAATATTTATGATATAATGGATTAGAAAAATATTCCAAAGTACTAAAGGGGAGATATTTATGGGATTACAAAAATACTTTGATGAGTTTAATAAGAAAATAAAAATGGATTATGATGAAAACTCACTTTTAGCAGAAAAAAGAGATATTCTTTTAGAAAAACTAGAAAAAGCAGAAGATTTGCCAAGTTTCAAGAAACTTGACCAAGGCAGTTATTCTATGTTTACAGGGGTAGAGCCATTAGACAAAGATTATGATATTGACGTTGGATTGAGATTTGAAATTAATAAAGATGATATAGAACCTGTGGAATTGAAAGAAAAAGTATATGATGTAGTAAAAAACCACACTCATAATGTTGAGATAAGAAAACCATGTATTACTGTTTATTATAAGGAAGACGGAGAAATTGCATATCATGTAGATTTAGTGGTGTATGCATATGAAGATAAAGAGGATACGGATAGTCAGTTATATTTAGCAAGGGGAACAAAATATTCAAAAGACGAAAATAAATATTGGGAAGAAGCAGACCCAAAAGGGTTAAAGGATAAAATAATGAATAAATTTGAGGAAGCTGAAGAAAGAGCACAATATAGAAGAATAATTCGATACTTAAAAAGGTGGAAAAATATCAAATTCTCTTCAGATGGAAACGCAGAACCACCAGGAATAGGAATAACGTTGTTAGCTTATGAATTTTTTGATCCTAAGGAATATGATATTTTACAATGCAAATATGTATTTAATGATTTGAAGGCATTGAAAAACTTGGTAGAAAAGATAATTGATAGATTTATACCAGTAGAATATTCACAAGTAAGAGAAGAATATTTATATGAAATAGAATTAAATTTACCAGTACAACCATATACAAATGTTTTTAGCAAGATGTCTAATAATTATATGACTGACTTTAAAAATAAATTAGAAAAAC from Inediibacterium massiliense includes the following:
- a CDS encoding nucleotidyltransferase domain-containing protein → MGLQKYFDEFNKKIKMDYDENSLLAEKRDILLEKLEKAEDLPSFKKLDQGSYSMFTGVEPLDKDYDIDVGLRFEINKDDIEPVELKEKVYDVVKNHTHNVEIRKPCITVYYKEDGEIAYHVDLVVYAYEDKEDTDSQLYLARGTKYSKDENKYWEEADPKGLKDKIMNKFEEAEERAQYRRIIRYLKRWKNIKFSSDGNAEPPGIGITLLAYEFFDPKEYDILQCKYVFNDLKALKNLVEKIIDRFIPVEYSQVREEYLYEIELNLPVQPYTNVFSKMSNNYMTDFKNKLEKLLKCLKEVDEECDVIEQCKLLAKEFGEDFPIPTAEEVSKRQEKSILSNSHSA